A genomic region of Rhodanobacter sp. contains the following coding sequences:
- a CDS encoding GntR family transcriptional regulator, whose amino-acid sequence MTITWNDSIPIYRQLHQRVVAMILDGALNEGDPLPSVRQVAADFQINPLTVSKAYQELVDERLVEKRRGLGMFVIEGAREELLKSERERFLREEWPALYARLQRLGLDLKTLLREAQAEPEKPA is encoded by the coding sequence ATGACCATCACCTGGAACGACAGCATCCCGATCTACCGCCAACTGCACCAACGCGTGGTGGCGATGATCCTGGATGGCGCCTTGAACGAGGGCGATCCGCTGCCGTCGGTACGTCAGGTGGCCGCGGATTTCCAGATCAATCCGCTGACCGTGTCGAAGGCGTACCAGGAGCTGGTCGATGAACGCTTGGTTGAGAAACGGAGGGGCCTGGGCATGTTTGTGATCGAAGGTGCGCGCGAGGAACTGTTGAAATCCGAACGCGAGCGTTTCCTGCGCGAAGAGTGGCCCGCGCTGTATGCCCGCCTGCAGCGGCTGGGCCTGGATCTGAAGACCCTGCTGCGCGAAGCGCAGGCCGAGCCGGAGAAGCCCGCATGA
- a CDS encoding pyridoxal phosphate-dependent aminotransferase gives MKIDTKLPKVGTTIFSVMSQLALEHKAVNLGQGFPDFEPPQGLRDALARAMNEGRNQYAPMHGTAPLREQIALKIERMYGHRPDVDAEITVTSGATEALFAAIAAVVRTGEEVIVFDPAYDSYEPAIELQGAKAVHVPLVAPTFAVDWQRVRDAVTPRTRMILVNSPHNPSGAVLSSADLEALAAIVRDTDIVVLSDEVYEHIVYDGRQHESVLRHPELAARSIVVSSFGKTYHCTGWKLGYAVAPRALTAEFRKVHQYLTFCSFHPAQQAFAEFLASDPQHYLELPAFYQAKRDRFRALLAPSRFKLLDVPGGYFQLVDYSAIRDEDDFAFSRWLVEQGGVAAIPLTPFCETAPGTRLLRLCFAKSDATMEAAAERLCKL, from the coding sequence ATGAAGATCGACACCAAGCTCCCCAAGGTCGGCACCACCATTTTCAGCGTGATGAGCCAGCTCGCGCTGGAGCACAAAGCGGTGAACCTGGGGCAGGGCTTTCCCGATTTCGAGCCGCCGCAGGGGCTGCGCGACGCGCTTGCGCGCGCGATGAACGAGGGCAGGAACCAGTACGCGCCGATGCACGGCACAGCGCCGCTGCGCGAGCAGATCGCGCTCAAGATCGAACGCATGTACGGCCATCGTCCCGACGTGGATGCCGAGATCACCGTGACCTCCGGTGCCACCGAAGCCCTGTTCGCCGCCATCGCGGCCGTGGTGCGCACAGGCGAGGAAGTGATCGTGTTCGATCCCGCCTACGACAGCTACGAGCCGGCGATCGAGCTGCAGGGCGCGAAGGCCGTGCACGTCCCGCTGGTTGCGCCCACGTTTGCCGTCGACTGGCAGCGCGTGCGCGATGCGGTGACGCCCAGGACCCGCATGATCCTCGTCAACAGCCCGCACAATCCGTCCGGTGCCGTGTTGTCGTCGGCCGATCTCGAAGCGTTGGCGGCGATCGTGCGCGACACGGACATCGTGGTGCTGTCCGACGAGGTCTACGAGCACATCGTCTACGACGGCAGGCAGCATGAAAGCGTGCTGCGCCATCCCGAACTGGCGGCGCGCAGCATCGTGGTTTCTTCCTTCGGCAAGACCTACCACTGCACCGGTTGGAAGCTGGGCTACGCGGTGGCGCCGCGCGCGCTCACGGCGGAGTTCCGCAAGGTGCACCAGTACCTCACGTTCTGCAGCTTCCACCCCGCGCAGCAGGCCTTCGCCGAATTCCTCGCCAGCGACCCGCAGCACTACCTGGAGCTGCCTGCGTTCTACCAGGCCAAGCGCGACCGTTTCCGCGCATTGCTGGCACCCTCGCGCTTCAAGCTGCTCGACGTGCCGGGCGGCTATTTCCAGCTGGTGGACTACTCGGCGATCCGCGACGAGGACGACTTCGCCTTCAGCCGCTGGCTGGTGGAGCAGGGCGGAGTGGCGGCGATCCCGCTGACGCCGTTCTGCGAAACCGCGCCGGGCACGCGCCTGCTGCGCCTGTGCTTCGCCAAGAGCGACGCCACGATGGAGGCGGCCGCCGAGCGGCTGTGCAAGCTGTGA
- a CDS encoding LysR family transcriptional regulator has product MTQLSGTLQDLNDLYFFAAVVEHGGFSAAGRALGMPKSRLSKRVAQLEDRLGVRLLQRTTRRFVVTEIGERFYAHCRAVLEEARAAQDAVDELRAEPRGVVRLSCPVSLTQTVLAHVLPDFLAKYPKLQVRVLSSNRRVDLLGEGYDLAIRVRSKLDTDANMVVRSFGQSRVLPVASPKLLDATGRPAQPADLAKIPALSMQEHEGPQTWELLDAAGERVNVEVNARLICGDFAVLLEAARRGLGVALLPEFVCAPAVTGGELEVLLPEWSAPEGTMHFIYPSRRGMLPGVRALVDFLAERLPATTLHKHEQCMRRTLPD; this is encoded by the coding sequence ATGACGCAGTTGAGTGGAACGCTGCAGGATCTCAATGACCTGTATTTCTTCGCCGCAGTGGTCGAGCATGGCGGTTTTTCCGCGGCGGGCCGCGCGTTGGGCATGCCCAAGTCCAGGCTCAGCAAGCGCGTGGCGCAGTTGGAGGACCGCCTGGGCGTGCGCCTGCTGCAGCGGACCACGCGCCGCTTCGTGGTCACCGAGATCGGCGAGCGCTTCTACGCGCATTGCCGCGCGGTGCTGGAAGAGGCGCGCGCGGCGCAGGACGCGGTGGACGAGCTGCGTGCCGAGCCGCGCGGCGTGGTGCGGCTGAGTTGCCCGGTGTCGCTTACCCAGACCGTACTGGCCCACGTGTTGCCCGACTTTCTGGCGAAATACCCCAAGCTGCAGGTGCGGGTGCTTTCCAGCAACCGTCGAGTGGATCTGCTCGGCGAAGGCTACGATCTCGCGATCCGCGTGCGCAGCAAGCTCGACACCGATGCCAACATGGTGGTGCGCAGCTTCGGCCAGTCGCGCGTGCTGCCGGTGGCCAGTCCGAAGCTGCTCGACGCGACGGGTCGGCCGGCACAGCCCGCCGACCTGGCGAAGATCCCCGCGCTCTCGATGCAGGAGCACGAAGGCCCGCAAACCTGGGAACTGCTCGACGCGGCGGGCGAACGCGTGAACGTGGAAGTGAATGCCCGGTTGATCTGCGGCGACTTCGCGGTGCTGCTGGAAGCCGCCCGCCGCGGCCTTGGCGTGGCGCTGTTGCCGGAGTTCGTCTGCGCCCCGGCCGTGACCGGCGGCGAACTGGAAGTGCTGCTGCCCGAATGGAGCGCGCCGGAAGGCACCATGCATTTCATCTACCCCAGCCGCCGCGGCATGCTGCCGGGCGTGCGCGCGCTGGTGGACTTCCTCGCCGAGCGCCTGCCCGCAACCACCTTGCACAAGCACGAACAATGCATGCGGCGCACGCTGCCCGACTGA